The genome window CAATTGGATTATTCTATTCTATCTCTTAGAACGAAAAGaacttaaatcaaaatatttagtAGCATGGCGATACATTTATACAAAACTTCTACCACGGGCGCATGCAATGGAGCCGTAGTCAGTCAAGTGAAATCTAATCCACGAAATAATTTGATCTATGGATAGTATTGTTATGGTAAAGGTTGTAATGCTAGAGGAATCATTACCGCAAGGCATAGAGGAGGAGATCATAAGtagggtgagcaaaactcgattctactcgaaaaaattgaaaaaaaaattcgaatttcgagttaaacgaatcaagttattcgagttaatcaagttattcgaatcaagtcgaattttttttcgaatttcgaatTCGAATcaagttgagttttcgaattcgaataattcgaatatcaaactataatattttacatttttaacccaaactcctaaacctttttacttttccctcaaaacttttactccttcccactttccccccaaaacttttactcctctcccctcccaaccccccaatctatcCAAAATcaatttcccaccaaaattttactctcccatttactttttctcaaaattttactcccaaaaaccctcaaaaccttttattttcccccaaaatttttattccttcccacttttcccctaaaacttttattcccttcccatcccacctcccatctaccccaaaccctcccccctccaattttttttaatattttccctccaaaattttactccccctaattacattccctcaaacttttattccctaaaactttttattttccccctaaacttttacttttcaccctttactctcaaataaaaatcaaaattatccaaaaaatcactaaacataaatagtaataattttatttatatctactatttatattattaaattaaatttcacattttatattatttatattattgaattatttagtcatattgaatatttatattaaaattgaattattaattatgccataaaatattcgtgttaaaattttatattggtatcaatttcacattttatttttaaaataacttttattaaaaatcatatttttacatttaatatattttaattctaaaatatatagtgacaagaatcaagacaattgaaacaactaagcaagcaaagaagctaaccaatatataaaaaattaataaataaattatgaggtgatgaaagttaataaaaaatttgattaaggtggacaaattttattacgataggtgacagtggttacaagaacccaaaattattttttaaattttaactcgaacaaatatattcgattcgattcaattcgaatttcatctcactcgactcgattcgagaaaacttcaaataaagttaggatgataaaatgagattcgaaaactcgattaactcaaaaattttctattcgattcgatcgaatgctcacccctaatcaTAAGCATCTATACTGTAAAATTAATCTTCGACGAAATGGAAAagacatatataataaaatcgTAACCATAAAATACAACCCTAATCGAAATGCATATATTTATCTCAATATCTCTCTCAATTCGATCACTCTGTACAATACTCATTCAtaagaaaatgttttatattttggaacttattttatttgagttttattagtTATCATGATTTGAAGTGAGAATTAATACTCGTATATTTTACATCAATTCgctaatgaaaattaaataaatcatctttttaaaagaagcaacgtttaagaattttataaaatgaaaatcattaaattctttaataaatatttatataatattttatatttcacaCCATAATTGATTATAATGATCTAATCGAACATGTCAGTcgattaatatatttaaataaataaatttctaatttattatactaatatatataatattaatgaaaacaaattgTCAATAGATACAAATTGTCTAATGATACAAATCTAGGACTTCAATTGAAGATGATCTTCAAAGATCATGAAAGTCGCATTCTGCACCAGTTGACTTTCACAAATTAATTAGTTGTTTACACGTTCAAAgttgcttctttttttaaaaaaataaataagtaaatttctaattttaaaatgataaaaacgaAAAATTAGTTGTCAAGACCCtacaaattgaataaaataattctaaatctCTCTTTTACTATGCAATAATTGTCAACCTAAACTCACCATAAATAGAAAGCTAAAGGAGCATTTCAATTCGTtgttgagagaagaaaaaaatgagtaCCTTGGTGAAGCTGGCAATTCTTCTCCCATGTTCTTTCTTCCTCGTAGCTTTGATAAAGTTCCTTTATGATTACTTGTGGATACCTCTCCGTCTACAGCATATGATGAATTCACAAGGAATCAAAGGACCTCCTTACACATTCATCCATGGAAACAACAAAGAAGCTACCAAAACGACAAATGAAGCCTTAAGCAAACCTATGGCCCTGAGACATGATATATTTCCCAGAGTGCAGCCACATGTTTACTCATGTGTCAACAGATATGGTAAGATTCCATGCATGTTTTGCACTATGGTCTCGATCTTCTGGTTCTAAAAAAAGAAtgacctttttttaaaaatttgatcagGGAGGAATTATCTTGCTTGGGACGGTAAGCAACCTGAACTGGTGATTACAGAACCTGAACTTGTCAACGAGGTTCTCAAAAATAGTGTGACAACTTTTCCGAAAAGAAAGCCTACTTTTTTTCTCACTGGGATATTTGGGAACGGGCTTGTGACAGCTTTGGGTGAAAAATGGGTGAAGCAACGGAAGTTGGCGAATTATGCTTTTCATGGGGAAAGCTTAAAGGTAAAACTCTCCAAACATGTGAATTAGTTGTCTAATTAATCTTCTTATATGTTGGAGTATTGATTGTGCAGAACATGACACCAGCTGTTATTGCTAGTGTTGAAACAATGCTAGAAAAGTGGAAAGGCTATGTAGGCAAAGAGATAGAAGTGTATCATGAATTTAGATTATTGACTTCGGAAGTGATATCCAGAACAGCTTTCGGTAGCAGTTACTTGGAAGGGGAGAAGATTTTTGACATGTTGAACAAGTTGTCAATAATTAGGAGCCGAAATCTTTTCGAAACTCGAATTCCTCTGATCAAGTATGTTCCCTCTAAAAGCTTATTTGATCCCTCGGTTTTGTCATATTACTGACCTTGGTTTACTTTTACAGCAAGTTATGGAAATCTGGTGATGTGCTAGAGTCTGAAGAACTTTCAAAAGGAATACAAGATTGTGTGATGAAGATTGTTAAGAAAAGAGAAGACAAAGTTGTGAATGGAGAAGCCGATAGCTTCGGCAATGACTTTCTAGGATTACTTGTAAATGCCTATCATGATTCGAATAAAAATAACAGGCTTTCAACGGAAGACTTGGTGGATGAGTGCAAAACATTCTACTTTGCTGGACAAGATACCGTGAATTCCTTACTTGCATGGATAGTCTTCCTTTTAGCAATTCATGGAGATTGGCAAGAGAAAGCAAGAAGAGAAGTGATTGAGATATTTGGTAACCAAATTCCG of Gossypium raimondii isolate GPD5lz chromosome 3, ASM2569854v1, whole genome shotgun sequence contains these proteins:
- the LOC105796557 gene encoding cytochrome P450 CYP749A22-like — encoded protein: MSTLVKLAILLPCSFFLVALIKFLYDYLWIPLRLQHMMNSQGIKGPPYTFIHGNNKEATKTTNEALSKPMALRHDIFPRVQPHVYSCVNRYGRNYLAWDGKQPELVITEPELVNEVLKNSVTTFPKRKPTFFLTGIFGNGLVTALGEKWVKQRKLANYAFHGESLKNMTPAVIASVETMLEKWKGYVGKEIEVYHEFRLLTSEVISRTAFGSSYLEGEKIFDMLNKLSIIRSRNLFETRIPLINKLWKSGDVLESEELSKGIQDCVMKIVKKREDKVVNGEADSFGNDFLGLLVNAYHDSNKNNRLSTEDLVDECKTFYFAGQDTVNSLLAWIVFLLAIHGDWQEKARREVIEIFGNQIPNSEEMSKLKIMTMIIYETLRLYGPSNGMMRRTESDVQLGKLILPANLDLLVIHAAPHHDPQLWGDDVHLFKPERFAEGIAKATNYNAGVFCPFGLGPRNCVGMNFATTETKIVLSMILQRYTISLSPTYVHSPIPYITVQPQHGIQVILESLYNDA